From the genome of Halomonas sp. MCCC 1A13316, one region includes:
- a CDS encoding DUF938 domain-containing protein yields MKSPAAARNRQPILDVLSVVLPERARILEVASGSGEHGIYMAEARPNWTWQPSDPNPEARKSISAWHEYAELDNLLEPLPLDVAGIWPAGPFDAVVAINLVHISPWEATEALMARSAERLRDGGVLYLYGPYRRDGQHTAESNAAFDADLKARDPRWGVRELEIVVAEAQPHGFMLEQTIEMPANNLSVVLRLHR; encoded by the coding sequence ATGAAGAGCCCTGCTGCGGCTCGCAATCGCCAGCCCATACTCGATGTCCTGAGCGTGGTATTGCCCGAGCGCGCCCGAATCCTGGAGGTCGCCAGCGGTAGTGGGGAACACGGCATTTACATGGCCGAAGCCCGGCCGAACTGGACCTGGCAGCCCAGCGATCCCAATCCTGAAGCGCGTAAGTCCATCAGCGCATGGCATGAGTATGCGGAGCTCGACAATCTGCTCGAGCCGCTGCCGCTGGATGTGGCTGGCATATGGCCTGCCGGCCCTTTCGATGCCGTGGTGGCCATCAATCTGGTGCACATTTCGCCTTGGGAGGCCACCGAGGCGCTGATGGCGCGCTCAGCAGAGAGGCTGCGCGATGGCGGCGTGCTCTATCTCTACGGCCCCTACCGTCGCGACGGCCAGCACACCGCAGAGAGCAACGCCGCGTTCGATGCCGACCTCAAGGCGCGCGACCCGCGCTGGGGCGTACGCGAACTCGAAATCGTCGTGGCCGAAGCACAGCCGCATGGTTTCATGCTGGAACAGACCATCGAGATGCCGGCCAACAACCTGAGCGTGGTGTTGCGCCTGCATCGCTGA
- a CDS encoding TRAP transporter large permease, with amino-acid sequence MTGLLFILFFAFMLLGVPIALAIGASTLFALNAQGVPLMVVTQQMFQGINSFALVAVPMFILAGDLMAQGKVSAKLVDFADSLFGFLKGGLSIVSVGAGMFFAAISGSGAATTAAVGSSLVPELRRKGYDPASAASLIAASGTIGVVIPPSVPMIIYAVIAQQSVSKLFLNGIIPGILMGIGLAAIAITQAYRRNYPRGTALSTATIWRTFKSASWGLMTPVIILGGIFSGIFTPSEAAVVAVNYALLVSLFVYRDLSLADVYRILIRSAITTSVIMLVIATSAVLSWTLSSWQVPGAIAQAVLSLSTDPYVIMLLVVAVILLTGVFIETASALIILTPVLLPLVLQLGIDPIHFGIIIVMGLAIGMITPPVAINLYVASSVTQLPLERITRAILPYLLGLIAVLLLVVYGPILLGLSG; translated from the coding sequence ATGACGGGCCTGCTCTTTATCCTGTTCTTCGCCTTCATGCTGCTCGGCGTGCCGATTGCGCTTGCCATCGGCGCCAGCACCCTGTTCGCCCTGAACGCCCAAGGCGTGCCGCTGATGGTGGTCACCCAACAGATGTTCCAGGGCATCAACTCCTTCGCCCTGGTGGCGGTGCCCATGTTCATCCTGGCCGGCGACCTGATGGCCCAGGGCAAGGTCAGCGCCAAGCTGGTCGACTTCGCCGATTCGCTGTTTGGCTTTCTCAAGGGTGGCCTCTCCATTGTCTCGGTCGGTGCCGGCATGTTTTTCGCTGCCATCTCCGGCTCAGGCGCTGCTACCACGGCTGCCGTCGGCTCCAGCCTGGTGCCGGAACTCAGGCGCAAGGGCTATGACCCCGCCTCGGCGGCGAGCCTGATCGCCGCCAGCGGCACCATCGGCGTGGTCATTCCGCCCTCGGTCCCCATGATCATCTATGCCGTGATTGCCCAGCAGTCGGTGTCGAAACTGTTCCTCAACGGCATCATCCCGGGCATTCTGATGGGCATCGGGCTGGCGGCCATCGCCATTACCCAGGCCTACCGGCGCAACTACCCGCGCGGTACCGCGCTATCGACGGCCACGATATGGCGTACCTTCAAGAGTGCCAGTTGGGGCCTGATGACACCCGTTATCATCCTCGGCGGTATCTTCTCGGGGATCTTCACGCCGAGCGAAGCGGCTGTGGTGGCGGTCAACTACGCCCTGCTGGTATCGCTGTTCGTCTACCGCGACCTGAGCCTGGCCGACGTCTACCGCATCCTGATTCGCTCGGCGATCACGACTTCTGTGATCATGCTTGTCATCGCGACTTCGGCGGTGCTGAGCTGGACGCTGTCGAGCTGGCAGGTACCCGGCGCCATCGCCCAGGCAGTGCTGTCGCTCTCCACCGATCCCTATGTGATCATGCTGCTGGTAGTGGCAGTGATCCTGCTCACCGGTGTATTTATCGAGACCGCCAGCGCGCTGATCATTCTCACGCCGGTGCTGCTGCCGCTGGTACTCCAGCTCGGCATCGACCCGATCCACTTCGGCATCATCATCGTGATGGGGCTGGCGATCGGCATGATCACACCACCCGTGGCGATCAACCTCTATGTCGCTTCTTCCGTGACCCAGCTACCGCTCGAGCGTATCACCCGGGCCATACTGCCTTACCTGCTGGGGCTCATCGCGGTACTGCTGCTGGTGGTCTACGGGCCGATTCTGCTAGGGCTTTCGGGCTGA
- a CDS encoding TRAP transporter small permease — translation MNAPLHALTGLLQRSERTLDAVIQPIVFLGMAALIGVITLQIVSRVFFTAVGWTEEVARFLLIWITFLGATLAYQRARHIAVTFVVEALPLRVAQLARVAAVLIALGFLVALIVIGYRYMQMQSFQHSASLRLSMTYVYAVMPISAAIMAWYALVDVFELIAKGPRASDTGNAEEPPV, via the coding sequence GTGAACGCCCCGCTGCACGCCCTGACGGGCCTGCTGCAGCGTAGCGAGCGCACTCTCGACGCCGTCATTCAGCCTATCGTGTTTCTGGGTATGGCGGCGTTGATCGGTGTGATCACGCTGCAGATCGTCTCTCGTGTCTTCTTCACCGCGGTGGGCTGGACAGAGGAGGTGGCCCGCTTCCTGCTGATCTGGATCACCTTTCTCGGCGCCACCTTGGCCTACCAGCGCGCGCGCCATATCGCCGTGACCTTCGTCGTCGAGGCGCTGCCCTTGCGAGTGGCACAGCTGGCACGAGTCGCCGCGGTGCTAATAGCGTTGGGCTTCCTGGTTGCACTGATCGTGATCGGCTACCGCTATATGCAGATGCAGAGCTTCCAGCACTCGGCTTCGCTGCGGCTCTCGATGACCTATGTCTACGCCGTGATGCCAATCTCCGCCGCGATCATGGCCTGGTATGCGCTGGTCGATGTCTTCGAGCTCATCGCCAAGGGTCCGCGGGCGTCTGACACCGGCAACGCCGAGGAGCCACCGGTATGA